Proteins encoded in a region of the Stieleria neptunia genome:
- a CDS encoding glycosyltransferase family 4 protein: MKNEEIRLLYILTKPETLRFLRGQVAYMKERGFQIQVITSPGQELTEFGESQGVSTASVEMTRKISPFRDLRSFFRVLSRIREFKPHLIHASTPKAALLGTIAARCVGVPIKVFLLRNLQLSTASRLKRPLVWGSYKLTVALADQVLAVSPSLRELTAKERLCPISQIKVLAGGSSNGVDAILRFNPELVSQERRDRLRQQFGLSDAEQVVGFIGRIATIKGVAELVDAWRSISTRHPSARLLMLGRFDDNHPLDQRVKESLQSDPRVLLAGQVPDPAPYYSIMDLVVLPSYREGLPNALLEAAAMERPIVTTNALGCVDAIEDGVTGKLVPLGNSAELASAIECYLDNGSMRLRHGLAGRRRVLERFQQQPVWEANYQEFLRLLRSKGIEPPPPLSRTPDCSTVSATGNRAESPESDPSGVLR; the protein is encoded by the coding sequence ATGAAAAACGAAGAAATACGACTGCTCTATATACTGACGAAGCCCGAAACGCTGCGTTTTCTTCGTGGTCAGGTTGCTTACATGAAGGAACGTGGGTTTCAGATTCAGGTGATCACGTCGCCGGGACAGGAACTGACGGAGTTCGGGGAAAGCCAAGGAGTCTCGACTGCCTCCGTTGAAATGACGCGAAAGATCAGCCCGTTCCGAGATCTACGTTCATTCTTCCGCGTTCTGTCACGAATCCGCGAATTCAAGCCCCATCTGATTCACGCCAGTACGCCCAAAGCGGCGTTATTGGGAACGATCGCCGCGCGTTGCGTTGGAGTTCCGATCAAGGTCTTCCTGCTACGCAATCTTCAGCTTTCGACAGCAAGCCGACTCAAACGGCCGCTTGTTTGGGGATCCTACAAATTGACGGTCGCGCTTGCCGATCAAGTTTTGGCCGTGAGCCCATCGCTTCGAGAACTGACCGCGAAAGAGCGACTTTGCCCGATCTCGCAGATCAAGGTGTTGGCTGGCGGCAGCAGCAACGGCGTGGATGCGATTCTTCGATTCAATCCGGAACTCGTCAGCCAAGAGCGGCGTGATCGGCTGCGTCAGCAATTCGGCCTTTCCGACGCGGAACAGGTGGTCGGGTTCATCGGACGCATCGCAACGATCAAAGGTGTTGCGGAGCTTGTCGACGCTTGGCGAAGTATTTCAACACGTCATCCGAGTGCCAGACTGCTGATGCTTGGTCGATTTGACGACAACCATCCACTCGACCAACGCGTCAAGGAATCTCTCCAGTCGGATCCCAGGGTATTGCTTGCAGGGCAGGTTCCGGATCCGGCACCGTATTACAGCATCATGGATCTCGTTGTGCTTCCCAGCTATCGCGAAGGGTTGCCAAACGCCTTGCTCGAAGCTGCTGCGATGGAGCGTCCGATCGTCACGACCAACGCCTTGGGTTGCGTCGATGCGATTGAAGACGGCGTGACGGGAAAGCTCGTGCCGCTTGGGAATTCGGCAGAATTAGCGTCGGCGATCGAATGCTACCTGGACAACGGCTCGATGAGGCTACGGCACGGGCTTGCCGGCCGAAGACGCGTTCTCGAAAGGTTTCAGCAACAGCCCGTTTGGGAAGCCAACTACCAAGAGTTTCTTCGACTGTTGCGTTCCAAGGGCATTGAGCCGCCGCCTCCATTGAGCCGCACACCCGATTGCTCCACCGTGTCGGCAACCGGTAATCGAGCGGAGTCCCCAGAGTCTGATCCGTCTGGGGTGCTCCGATGA
- a CDS encoding sulfotransferase domain-containing protein → MGDGVSSVVRRTTCTHSGLTCLCSIVTIIEMNGFVRRLEFVAVGPQRTGTSWLHHHLRHHRELSFPLHVKETKFFDARYEKGMDWYWGHFADHSEHRLAGEICPTYFHSDQALVRLRQFDGLRVIIHLRDPVDRTWSLFRHHRNKGRVPNNYFEAVKLMPEIESSGRYADYCPRWESEFGEDHCFYIRQDTLECEASKIVDDVCDFIGVERIRLPENASERFGQIRQPRSMSIAKLSAACALRLRTGGMHRVVELLKHAGLKRVLLGPPSKPDPMPAEVRDYLQELHHEDTAYFNNKTRAWNTNRRVRTDGEPVGSAGKDR, encoded by the coding sequence TTGGGCGACGGAGTATCAAGCGTTGTTCGACGAACTACTTGTACCCACAGTGGTCTGACATGTCTCTGTTCTATTGTGACAATTATTGAAATGAATGGTTTCGTACGTCGACTTGAATTCGTGGCTGTCGGACCGCAGCGCACCGGGACGTCGTGGTTGCACCATCACCTTCGGCACCATCGGGAGTTGTCATTTCCGCTGCACGTTAAAGAGACAAAGTTCTTTGACGCGCGTTATGAAAAAGGAATGGATTGGTACTGGGGACATTTTGCCGATCACTCGGAACATCGACTGGCGGGCGAGATCTGCCCGACGTACTTCCATTCTGATCAGGCGCTCGTCAGACTACGCCAATTCGACGGGCTTCGAGTGATCATCCATTTGCGTGATCCGGTTGATCGGACATGGTCGCTATTCAGGCATCATCGCAACAAAGGCCGGGTCCCGAACAACTATTTTGAAGCGGTGAAGTTAATGCCCGAGATCGAGAGTTCGGGTCGCTATGCGGACTACTGTCCGAGGTGGGAATCGGAATTCGGCGAAGATCATTGCTTCTACATTCGTCAGGACACCCTCGAATGCGAGGCGAGCAAAATTGTCGATGATGTTTGTGATTTTATCGGCGTGGAACGAATCCGTCTTCCGGAGAACGCATCCGAACGCTTTGGTCAAATTCGACAACCTCGATCGATGAGCATTGCCAAACTGTCGGCGGCCTGTGCACTTCGACTGCGAACCGGCGGCATGCATCGGGTGGTCGAATTGCTCAAACACGCAGGGCTTAAGCGTGTTCTGCTAGGCCCACCGAGCAAGCCTGACCCAATGCCAGCCGAAGTGCGTGACTACCTTCAAGAATTGCATCACGAGGACACTGCGTACTTCAATAACAAGACACGTGCCTGGAACACGAATCGACGGGTGCGTACTGACGGAGAGCCGGTGGGTTCGGCGGGAAAGGATAGATGA
- a CDS encoding glycosyltransferase family 4 protein: MHTTTTRTSQHRSEGEPSIGSVPVVAFCIYHGPHQANGGLESITQILTRFRRIRPVVLTDRESDFSARWRKAGIEVIRFGGRQRQAKGIWRAGGLVAETRDFFRWIKRCDADVVHCNDIQSLRQVAFATRLAGKKLVFNLRNLKPPGQRYGWKWRVVDLVDEIIVLSDEMGDGVKARLLRGHERRKPLVRSIYSIVPSSPGGVAPSRELRHELGIREDEFAIGYVGAFNQRKQQLPFLETGAPAILGRVPHAKFYFLGDFAPSADDYAASCLHAAERIGGNAVRFVGFASDVATWYNAFDLVIVGSANEGLARCMIESLSTGTPVVSFDVCSAREILETHRCGRVVAQSDYDAMADAVAELSDETHRREVAERAIDTARDLFEATTIIRQYEDVYLGLLSKR; this comes from the coding sequence ATGCACACGACGACCACACGAACGTCGCAACACCGTTCTGAAGGCGAGCCATCGATTGGCAGCGTCCCGGTGGTGGCCTTTTGCATTTACCACGGGCCACACCAGGCAAACGGGGGACTGGAGAGTATCACACAAATCCTGACGCGGTTTCGACGGATTCGGCCTGTGGTCCTCACCGATCGAGAAAGCGACTTTAGCGCTCGCTGGAGAAAGGCCGGCATTGAAGTGATCCGCTTTGGCGGCCGACAGCGACAAGCAAAGGGGATTTGGCGGGCCGGCGGACTGGTTGCAGAGACTCGAGACTTTTTCCGTTGGATCAAGCGGTGTGACGCCGATGTCGTCCACTGCAACGACATTCAATCGCTTCGACAAGTTGCATTTGCAACTCGGTTGGCCGGAAAGAAATTGGTGTTCAATCTCCGCAATCTGAAACCACCGGGTCAACGATATGGTTGGAAATGGCGAGTCGTCGACCTCGTCGACGAGATCATCGTCCTATCCGACGAAATGGGCGACGGTGTCAAAGCCCGTCTGCTGCGCGGCCACGAGCGACGTAAACCGCTAGTCCGGTCGATCTACAGCATCGTGCCCTCTTCGCCCGGCGGCGTCGCACCATCTCGCGAACTTCGTCATGAACTGGGAATTCGCGAAGACGAGTTTGCGATCGGATACGTTGGTGCGTTCAATCAACGAAAACAACAATTGCCGTTTCTCGAAACTGGTGCACCGGCAATCTTGGGACGCGTTCCACACGCCAAGTTCTACTTTCTCGGAGACTTTGCGCCGTCGGCCGACGATTATGCCGCAAGTTGTCTTCACGCCGCCGAAAGGATTGGCGGAAACGCCGTACGATTTGTCGGTTTCGCCAGTGACGTTGCGACGTGGTACAACGCATTTGACCTGGTGATTGTCGGCTCGGCAAACGAAGGATTGGCCCGATGCATGATCGAAAGTCTTTCGACGGGGACGCCGGTCGTTTCCTTCGACGTTTGTTCGGCGCGGGAGATTTTGGAGACGCATCGCTGTGGTCGGGTCGTCGCCCAATCGGACTATGATGCGATGGCGGACGCCGTCGCGGAATTGAGTGACGAAACACATCGCCGCGAAGTTGCGGAACGGGCCATTGATACGGCACGAGACCTGTTTGAAGCGACAACGATCATTCGGCAGTACGAAGACGTTTATCTGGGTTTATTGTCAAAACGATGA
- a CDS encoding sulfotransferase family protein, with protein sequence MKEYRYTPVILVGALRSGTKLVRDSIGAHPDVDLIPHEVDHIWQTNQTAIASDELSATALTQRTRQAIHKKFDRYHRGAPVLIEKTVSNCLRLPFVDSVFPNAKYIHLTRDGIDTIESIYRQWTMPPDWRHFAKKLLSYPWWKDPQALSLSKQVASRVVSRLLGFNERRAGTWGVRYAGIDHDVQTREILEVCAAQWSRSTTMATQALQAIPNERQIAIEYESFVEKPLDELERFACFLDIDRDWYRQHFATNRISRSNVGIGRQRLTTQQLQMIEPYLQGCPNECPKLVQPA encoded by the coding sequence GTGAAAGAATACCGCTACACCCCCGTGATTCTGGTTGGCGCGTTGCGGTCGGGGACGAAGCTTGTTCGCGACAGCATCGGGGCCCACCCAGACGTCGACTTGATCCCGCACGAAGTTGACCACATTTGGCAAACCAATCAGACCGCGATCGCCAGTGACGAACTTTCCGCCACGGCGCTCACGCAGCGAACGCGGCAAGCGATTCACAAAAAATTTGATCGCTATCATCGGGGCGCCCCCGTCTTAATCGAAAAAACGGTTTCCAATTGTCTACGCCTGCCGTTTGTCGACTCTGTGTTTCCGAACGCCAAGTACATTCACCTGACTCGCGACGGGATCGACACCATTGAGTCGATTTATCGCCAATGGACGATGCCTCCCGACTGGCGGCACTTTGCGAAGAAGCTACTTTCCTACCCGTGGTGGAAAGACCCGCAAGCGTTATCCTTGAGCAAACAGGTGGCGTCTCGCGTGGTCAGCCGATTGCTCGGATTCAACGAGCGCCGGGCCGGTACCTGGGGAGTTCGCTATGCGGGAATCGACCACGACGTTCAAACACGAGAGATTCTCGAAGTCTGTGCGGCACAGTGGTCTCGCTCGACAACCATGGCGACGCAGGCATTGCAGGCGATTCCCAATGAGCGTCAAATTGCCATCGAATACGAAAGTTTCGTTGAAAAACCTCTCGATGAACTTGAGCGTTTTGCCTGCTTCCTGGACATCGACCGGGATTGGTATCGTCAACACTTCGCGACCAACCGAATCTCTCGGTCCAACGTCGGCATTGGACGACAACGGCTGACGACGCAGCAACTGCAAATGATCGAACCCTATTTGCAGGGATGTCCAAATGAATGTCCCAAACTTGTTCAACCTGCATGA
- a CDS encoding glycosyltransferase family 4 protein, with protein MRICYLSNSMIPSRTANSVHVMKMCQAYAQLGHDVTLVVPDRPQRCESGVADFHAFYDVQPVFDISHVRPRRPGKLWYAGGMTRHALAVARPEFIHTRNEWVGWGAGYLARRPFVLELHESPTHSYVKTKAVRHAVRGKYSRGVIAITHALAKHFSEAIASDVNVMVEPDAVDQAWLDRAFDQTAIRNDLGLGQETRTVITYVGSLHAGRGIELIIRLAERLSNCCFLIVGGNDDQIERLRGQTNGLNNLRLLGFAPQKRVPEYLAAADILLMPYQDGVKSSSGKDTSAYLSPMKMFEYMSAGRPIVSSTLPVLEEILEHETNALCIAADCVDSWQSSIQKLIAEPGYAQALGNRARLDVQRYTWQERAKRILGQAI; from the coding sequence ATGAGAATCTGCTACCTTTCCAACTCGATGATTCCGTCGCGGACGGCGAATAGCGTGCACGTCATGAAGATGTGCCAGGCGTACGCACAATTGGGCCATGACGTCACGCTGGTCGTTCCGGATCGGCCGCAGCGTTGCGAATCCGGTGTTGCTGATTTCCATGCATTCTACGATGTTCAACCCGTTTTTGACATCTCGCATGTTCGGCCCCGACGACCTGGCAAACTGTGGTACGCCGGCGGCATGACGCGACACGCCCTCGCCGTGGCGAGGCCCGAATTCATTCACACAAGAAACGAGTGGGTGGGGTGGGGAGCCGGCTATCTCGCTCGACGTCCCTTCGTATTAGAACTTCACGAAAGCCCAACGCACAGCTATGTCAAGACGAAGGCCGTCCGGCACGCGGTGCGGGGGAAGTACAGTCGCGGGGTCATCGCGATCACGCACGCCCTAGCGAAGCATTTTTCGGAAGCGATTGCATCCGACGTCAATGTGATGGTGGAGCCTGATGCGGTCGATCAAGCCTGGTTGGATCGTGCTTTCGATCAGACCGCGATCCGCAACGATTTGGGGCTCGGGCAGGAAACGCGGACGGTCATCACCTACGTCGGAAGTTTGCATGCCGGCCGAGGGATTGAACTGATCATTCGTTTGGCCGAACGGCTCTCCAACTGTTGCTTTTTGATCGTTGGCGGCAACGACGACCAGATCGAACGTCTTCGCGGCCAAACCAATGGCCTCAATAATCTTCGCTTGCTCGGCTTCGCACCGCAAAAACGTGTTCCGGAATACCTTGCGGCCGCAGACATCCTATTGATGCCCTATCAAGACGGCGTCAAGAGTTCCAGCGGCAAAGACACATCGGCATACCTCTCGCCGATGAAGATGTTCGAATACATGTCGGCAGGCAGACCCATTGTTTCGTCGACTTTGCCCGTGCTTGAAGAAATCTTGGAACACGAAACCAACGCGTTATGCATCGCCGCGGACTGTGTGGATTCCTGGCAATCATCGATTCAAAAGCTGATCGCCGAACCGGGATACGCGCAAGCACTTGGGAATCGAGCGCGACTTGACGTTCAGCGATATACATGGCAAGAACGGGCGAAACGGATCCTCGGTCAAGCGATCTGA
- a CDS encoding polysaccharide deacetylase family protein, with product MTRSAVTRIESPSSPKHALTIDVECYYQIFQRNYFATDVQATREVVTCTEKLLDLLASTGVCGTFFIVGRVAETFPSLVRRIVNENHELGSHGFSHIYVNKVTESEFRDDLRRSRETLEDIGGTAVCGFRAPQFSLDRSTPWAYDVLCDLGFQYDSSVFPFSGRHYGDPQAPLVPWTVQRGNKSILEIPMTVVKRLGRRWPAAGGGYLRYLPYDWNASAIRQVEREHRHAVVYLHPYELADNTSNPDFDVAVRAAPWKTRFAHRMQLINRGKTVNKLSKLIRQFDFGTIRDVFQLQHRSNSGPVERLRTPQRNMLER from the coding sequence ATGACCCGTTCGGCAGTCACCCGTATCGAATCTCCTTCGAGTCCTAAACACGCACTGACGATTGATGTCGAGTGCTACTATCAAATTTTCCAACGAAACTATTTTGCAACCGATGTTCAAGCAACACGGGAGGTTGTGACCTGTACCGAAAAGCTGCTCGATCTCCTCGCGTCGACCGGCGTCTGTGGAACGTTTTTCATTGTGGGGCGAGTTGCCGAGACGTTTCCCAGCCTGGTCAGGCGAATTGTGAACGAGAACCACGAATTGGGCTCTCACGGTTTTTCTCACATCTACGTGAACAAGGTCACCGAATCAGAGTTTCGCGACGATCTGAGGCGTTCACGAGAAACGCTGGAAGACATCGGAGGCACGGCGGTCTGTGGATTTCGCGCGCCGCAGTTCTCCCTGGACCGGTCAACCCCGTGGGCCTATGACGTGCTGTGCGATCTGGGCTTCCAATACGATTCGAGTGTATTTCCATTTTCTGGGAGGCACTACGGTGACCCCCAAGCCCCGCTGGTGCCGTGGACGGTTCAGCGGGGAAACAAAAGCATCTTGGAAATCCCGATGACCGTTGTCAAACGACTGGGACGTCGTTGGCCGGCCGCCGGTGGCGGCTATCTCAGGTATTTGCCTTACGATTGGAATGCGTCCGCGATTCGGCAAGTCGAACGAGAGCACCGCCACGCCGTGGTCTATTTGCACCCGTATGAACTTGCCGACAACACGAGCAATCCCGACTTTGACGTGGCCGTTCGTGCAGCGCCGTGGAAAACTCGATTCGCACATCGAATGCAGTTGATCAATCGGGGAAAGACCGTCAACAAGCTGTCAAAGCTGATCCGACAGTTCGACTTTGGAACTATACGCGACGTCTTTCAGTTGCAGCACCGCTCGAATTCTGGACCGGTTGAACGTTTGCGAACGCCGCAACGGAACATGTTAGAGCGGTAG
- a CDS encoding sugar transferase has translation MLKRAFDLASACLLLLLMSPLLAVIGSLVWWKLGTPVLFRQVRPGRNGKPFELLKFRSMKDRRDENGQLLSDEQRLTRFGIWLRSTSLDELPELINVLRGEMSLVGPRPLLMEYLQEYDSEQARRHEVRPGITGWAQVNGRNDLDWDERFRMDVWYVDHQCFSLDIKILVRTFMTVLSRRGVTAKGHATMPPFRRVETVEH, from the coding sequence ATGTTGAAAAGAGCGTTTGATCTGGCCAGCGCATGTCTACTGTTGCTGTTGATGTCGCCCTTGTTGGCGGTGATAGGCAGTCTGGTGTGGTGGAAACTTGGTACCCCTGTCTTGTTTCGGCAAGTTCGACCCGGGAGAAACGGAAAGCCGTTTGAATTGCTAAAGTTCCGATCAATGAAAGATCGCCGAGACGAAAATGGGCAACTGCTATCGGATGAACAACGTTTAACGCGATTTGGAATTTGGTTGCGGTCAACAAGCTTGGATGAATTGCCCGAATTGATCAACGTCTTACGCGGCGAAATGAGCCTGGTGGGGCCGAGGCCGTTGCTAATGGAATATTTGCAGGAGTACGATTCAGAACAGGCGCGGCGTCATGAGGTGCGTCCAGGGATCACCGGTTGGGCCCAGGTCAATGGTCGCAATGACCTTGATTGGGACGAGAGATTTCGGATGGACGTTTGGTACGTCGACCATCAATGTTTTTCGTTGGACATCAAAATCCTCGTTCGCACCTTCATGACCGTCCTATCAAGGAGAGGCGTGACCGCGAAAGGCCACGCGACCATGCCGCCGTTTCGTCGTGTCGAAACGGTAGAGCACTAG
- a CDS encoding acyl carrier protein, with the protein MKINLDYRSKILETLNAVADEGGKELTTGFNENTALLESGLDSLDFAIVVARLERELGFDPFSQSDQPIYPHTFQDLIDVYTNHQPA; encoded by the coding sequence ATGAAAATCAATCTCGACTATCGATCCAAGATCCTGGAAACATTAAATGCCGTTGCGGACGAAGGTGGCAAAGAACTCACCACCGGTTTCAACGAAAACACCGCGTTGTTGGAGAGCGGGCTCGACTCCCTGGACTTCGCGATTGTCGTCGCACGCCTGGAGCGGGAACTCGGGTTCGATCCGTTTTCTCAATCCGATCAACCGATCTATCCGCATACGTTTCAAGATTTGATTGATGTCTATACGAACCATCAACCGGCGTGA
- a CDS encoding glycosyltransferase family 4 protein, with product MVTQGDHVQLSTFSANQLHRNRAKLQTIATGVDDDRIRDDANPRNRSDPPWDPFRMICVGSVNQRKNQMLLLRAFGRITRQFPFAQLRLVGPCHDRDYLSQVRSFIAENGLESKVDLLGWRDDVARLLSECHLFVLTSNIEGVPQAVLEAMKSKLPVLATAAGGIPDVITDGKTGWISPVGDEVAFAEKLSHCLSNQHLLPEVASAGADFVANQRSIRNWATEYQALFDELLVPTVV from the coding sequence GTGGTCACTCAAGGGGACCACGTTCAATTGTCGACGTTCAGCGCGAACCAATTGCATCGAAATCGTGCCAAGCTTCAAACGATCGCGACTGGAGTCGATGACGATCGGATCAGGGACGACGCGAATCCAAGGAATCGGTCCGATCCTCCGTGGGATCCGTTCCGAATGATTTGTGTAGGTTCAGTGAACCAACGCAAAAATCAAATGCTTCTACTGAGAGCATTCGGACGAATCACCCGGCAATTCCCCTTCGCCCAGTTGAGACTCGTTGGGCCGTGCCATGATCGAGATTATCTTTCGCAGGTCCGGTCGTTTATTGCGGAGAACGGCCTGGAATCGAAGGTGGATCTGCTGGGCTGGCGAGATGACGTCGCACGTCTGCTGAGCGAGTGTCACCTATTCGTGCTCACCTCAAATATCGAGGGGGTCCCACAGGCCGTGCTGGAGGCGATGAAGTCGAAGTTGCCAGTTCTGGCGACCGCCGCCGGCGGAATTCCGGATGTCATCACCGATGGCAAGACCGGCTGGATCAGCCCCGTCGGAGATGAAGTTGCCTTCGCCGAAAAGCTTTCGCATTGCTTGTCAAATCAACATCTGCTTCCCGAGGTGGCTTCGGCCGGTGCTGACTTTGTCGCAAATCAGCGATCGATCCGGAATTGGGCGACGGAGTATCAAGCGTTGTTCGACGAACTACTTGTACCCACAGTGGTCTGA
- a CDS encoding glycosyltransferase, giving the protein MSRKNILFFTSRLGGGGAEMHLLRIVNSLDRERFDVSLVVARGGGSYESMLRPDVTLHQIFPPGKKSSTLAMLQSTKALKEMIRETRPCAVLPVMGHACASMAKAVDCFTGRDRPKLICVIQNNLSAQIKQLPLPLKMAQFGIKRAYRQSDQIIALSTGVAEDLCESIPACRGKVAVIHNAAFDEAMIERSHQVVEGPEVEGPLLVACGRLTKQKGFPVLLDAFKMVRQESNATLWILGKGQDEATLKAQASKLGIGSAVKFLGFQENPFCFFRRADIFVLSSLWEGFGNVLVEAMACGTAIVSTDCPFGPAEILDNGRYGKLVPARDASALAGALIELLLDSDQRNRLATLGMERAHQFSSPLIAEEYGRLIDETIDGSIRSLSKGPLLTTSECSGSV; this is encoded by the coding sequence GTGTCTCGCAAAAACATTCTCTTTTTTACGTCGCGGCTCGGTGGGGGCGGTGCAGAGATGCATTTGCTGCGGATCGTCAACTCGTTGGATCGCGAACGATTTGACGTGTCTCTGGTTGTCGCCCGCGGAGGCGGATCTTACGAATCCATGCTGCGGCCCGACGTAACGCTGCACCAAATTTTTCCGCCCGGAAAAAAGAGTTCGACCTTGGCGATGTTGCAGTCAACTAAAGCCTTGAAGGAGATGATTCGGGAGACGAGGCCTTGCGCCGTCCTTCCCGTCATGGGGCATGCCTGTGCATCGATGGCGAAAGCGGTCGATTGTTTTACCGGGCGTGATCGTCCGAAACTGATTTGTGTGATCCAAAACAACTTGTCGGCACAGATCAAGCAACTTCCCTTGCCGTTGAAAATGGCTCAATTCGGGATCAAGCGGGCGTACCGACAGTCGGATCAGATTATCGCTTTGTCGACGGGGGTCGCAGAAGATCTATGCGAGTCGATTCCAGCCTGTCGGGGGAAGGTCGCGGTGATTCATAATGCCGCGTTTGATGAAGCAATGATCGAACGCAGCCATCAGGTTGTCGAGGGGCCGGAGGTCGAAGGTCCATTGTTGGTCGCTTGCGGCCGATTGACAAAACAGAAGGGGTTTCCCGTTCTGCTTGATGCGTTCAAGATGGTCCGACAAGAATCAAACGCGACGCTATGGATCCTCGGAAAAGGACAGGACGAAGCGACATTGAAAGCCCAGGCGTCGAAACTTGGTATTGGCTCCGCTGTCAAGTTTCTCGGCTTTCAGGAAAACCCATTTTGTTTCTTCCGTCGGGCCGACATTTTCGTGCTGTCGTCACTTTGGGAAGGCTTTGGAAACGTTCTGGTCGAGGCGATGGCGTGCGGGACCGCGATCGTGTCAACGGATTGTCCGTTTGGTCCCGCGGAGATTCTCGACAACGGCCGGTACGGAAAGTTGGTTCCCGCCCGAGATGCCTCCGCTCTCGCTGGTGCGCTGATCGAGTTGTTGCTCGATTCGGATCAAAGAAACCGTTTGGCGACGTTGGGGATGGAGCGAGCACATCAGTTCAGTAGCCCCCTGATCGCGGAGGAATACGGCCGTCTGATTGACGAAACGATTGATGGTTCGATTCGCTCGTTGTCAAAAGGGCCGCTGCTGACAACAAGCGAGTGCTCTGGCAGCGTTTAG
- a CDS encoding sulfotransferase domain-containing protein: MEPDPLRQNSDIENSQLSTARRAVALPSLLIGGAPKCATSTLFSLLSQHPQIAASTPKETFFFVDRDYPLQPSGATPFRDGLESYGRFFEEGAVEAGKKLMDGTTHYLYQESARRVLASDAQDCIACFMVRDPAQRMHSSFIFAQQNKTHIKRKLRFPNYVDCLLDDNMESIRQHFVSDAIYQIFCRELSNSRYIEHLQRWSESIGRSRLLVCKFEDFVRRPESAVAPVCEKLGVDAFADFRQYLRKEKPTVVNRSWYVHRLATATARALENHKAIRSRLKWIYRGLQGDRRRSVDTESMNAIGRLREYFREDNERLAESFGIDYLHSNGC, encoded by the coding sequence ATGGAACCTGATCCGCTGCGTCAGAATTCCGACATCGAAAACAGCCAGCTTTCAACGGCGCGACGCGCCGTTGCCCTGCCGTCACTGTTGATCGGCGGGGCACCGAAGTGTGCGACCAGCACGCTGTTTTCTCTGTTGTCGCAGCATCCCCAGATCGCGGCATCGACACCCAAAGAGACGTTTTTCTTCGTGGATCGTGATTACCCTCTGCAACCGTCGGGGGCAACCCCGTTTCGCGATGGCCTCGAATCCTACGGACGTTTCTTCGAGGAAGGGGCGGTCGAGGCGGGGAAGAAACTGATGGACGGCACGACGCACTACCTGTACCAAGAATCCGCACGTCGGGTCCTGGCGTCAGACGCTCAAGACTGTATCGCATGTTTCATGGTGAGGGATCCTGCACAACGGATGCACTCTTCATTCATCTTTGCTCAGCAGAACAAGACGCATATCAAGCGGAAACTGCGATTCCCGAACTACGTCGATTGCCTGCTCGACGACAACATGGAATCCATTCGACAGCATTTTGTTTCCGACGCCATCTATCAGATTTTCTGCCGCGAGCTTTCGAACAGTCGGTACATCGAACATCTGCAACGCTGGTCGGAGTCGATCGGCAGATCCAGACTTCTGGTTTGCAAGTTCGAAGACTTTGTTCGTCGTCCAGAGTCCGCGGTCGCCCCCGTGTGCGAGAAACTAGGTGTGGATGCGTTTGCGGACTTTCGTCAATACCTCCGCAAAGAGAAACCTACCGTCGTCAATCGGTCATGGTATGTGCATCGATTGGCAACCGCGACGGCACGGGCCCTGGAAAACCACAAGGCGATCAGGTCACGATTGAAGTGGATCTACCGGGGGCTACAGGGCGACCGGCGCCGCAGCGTCGACACCGAATCGATGAACGCCATCGGTCGGTTGAGAGAATACTTCCGAGAAGACAATGAACGTCTCGCGGAATCCTTTGGGATCGACTATTTGCACTCCAATGGTTGTTAG